One Candidatus Omnitrophota bacterium DNA window includes the following coding sequences:
- the gap gene encoding type I glyceraldehyde-3-phosphate dehydrogenase, translating to MAVKIGINGFGRIGRMVGRAILERNSKNIELVAVNDITDAKSLAHLLKYDSVHGRFPGGNVKAGTDSIIVNGKEIKVLAKKDPAELPWKQLGVEIVVESTGLFTVKNDGVNKKGKEVKGAINHVAKGGAKKVIISAPAEGEDITIVMGVNEDKYDPKKDVVISNASCTTNCLGPVAKVLNDNWGIEKGLMTTIHAYTNDQRVQDLPHSDMRRARAAAVSMIPTSTGAAKAIGLVIPELKGKLDGYAVRVPIANVSVVDLTCVLKKEATAEDINKMLKSYADGKMKGVLDYTDEDVVSVDFNHYPASSTVDSKLTKVIGGNFAKVVAWYDNEWGYSSRVVDLIEYMIKKGL from the coding sequence ATGGCGGTAAAGATAGGCATCAACGGTTTTGGAAGAATAGGAAGGATGGTTGGGAGAGCTATATTAGAGAGGAACTCTAAGAATATAGAGCTTGTAGCTGTGAACGATATCACAGATGCGAAGAGTCTGGCGCATCTATTAAAATATGATTCTGTGCACGGCCGTTTTCCGGGTGGTAATGTAAAAGCGGGGACGGATTCGATAATCGTTAATGGCAAAGAGATAAAGGTGTTGGCAAAAAAAGATCCCGCGGAATTACCCTGGAAGCAGCTTGGCGTTGAAATAGTAGTTGAGTCAACCGGGCTTTTCACAGTGAAGAATGACGGTGTAAACAAAAAGGGTAAAGAGGTAAAGGGAGCTATAAACCATGTCGCAAAAGGCGGTGCGAAGAAAGTTATTATCTCTGCCCCGGCCGAAGGCGAGGACATTACTATAGTTATGGGCGTAAATGAAGATAAATACGACCCGAAGAAAGACGTTGTTATATCCAACGCGTCATGTACAACCAACTGTCTTGGGCCTGTGGCAAAAGTTTTGAATGACAACTGGGGTATCGAAAAAGGCTTGATGACGACCATACATGCTTATACAAACGATCAGCGCGTGCAGGATCTGCCTCACTCTGATATGAGGCGCGCCAGAGCCGCGGCGGTATCCATGATACCGACTTCAACCGGAGCCGCAAAGGCTATAGGCCTTGTAATCCCTGAATTAAAAGGCAAATTGGACGGGTATGCGGTAAGAGTGCCGATAGCGAACGTTTCCGTAGTAGACTTAACGTGTGTCTTAAAGAAAGAGGCAACCGCGGAAGATATTAACAAAATGTTAAAGTCTTATGCTGACGGCAAGATGAAAGGCGTGCTTGATTATACAGATGAAGATGTCGTATCAGTAGATTTTAACCACTATCCCGCATCGTCAACAGTTGATTCGAAGCTTACCAAGGTTATAGGCGGTAATTTCGCGAAAGTCGTCGCGTGGTACGATAACGAGTGGGGCTACTCATCGAGAGTGGTTGATTTAATCGAGTACATGATAAAGAAGGGGCTGTAG
- the galT gene encoding galactose-1-phosphate uridylyltransferase: protein MNELRREPVTGRWIVTFLDRIPSVGDFKIESNEKKGQATCPFCWGKENETPPEILVHRKYGPPNSPNWTLRVVSNKFPALRIEGELNKQGFGVFDQMNGIGAHEVIIETPDHFKDTADLTYQEAEEVIWAYVSRSIDLRRDKRFKYLLIFKNYGKIAGASLEHCHSQLIALPIVPKRVHEELDGAKTYYNYKERCVFCDMIREEQDEKERVIYEDAKVIAFCPYVSRFPYEVWIMPKRHASDLTTLDRDTVPSVAKALRDCLLRIKKYLGDPAYNFIVHTSPINGHEREDYHWHIEIMPKLVKVAGFEWGSGFYINPVPPDIAAQNLLSVKLEG from the coding sequence ATGAACGAACTAAGGCGAGAACCTGTTACGGGTAGATGGATAGTGACCTTCTTAGACAGGATCCCAAGCGTCGGTGATTTTAAGATAGAGTCGAATGAGAAGAAGGGGCAGGCTACGTGTCCTTTCTGCTGGGGTAAAGAGAATGAGACGCCTCCGGAAATCCTGGTTCACAGGAAATACGGGCCGCCGAATAGCCCCAACTGGACATTGAGAGTAGTGTCTAATAAATTCCCGGCGCTTCGCATAGAAGGGGAATTAAATAAACAGGGTTTCGGCGTATTCGACCAGATGAACGGTATCGGCGCGCACGAAGTTATAATAGAGACGCCCGACCATTTTAAAGATACGGCGGACCTTACATATCAGGAGGCCGAAGAGGTTATATGGGCATATGTATCGCGTTCGATAGATTTAAGGCGCGATAAAAGATTTAAATATTTACTCATATTCAAAAATTACGGCAAGATAGCGGGCGCGTCTTTGGAGCATTGCCACAGCCAGCTGATAGCTCTTCCTATAGTGCCAAAAAGAGTCCATGAGGAATTAGACGGCGCCAAAACATATTACAATTATAAAGAGCGCTGCGTATTCTGTGACATGATACGCGAAGAGCAAGACGAGAAAGAGCGCGTAATTTACGAAGACGCTAAAGTTATCGCATTCTGTCCTTATGTGTCGAGATTTCCTTACGAAGTATGGATAATGCCCAAACGCCACGCTTCCGATCTTACGACGCTCGATAGAGACACCGTTCCGAGCGTAGCTAAGGCGCTTCGCGATTGTTTATTAAGAATAAAAAAATACCTGGGTGACCCAGCTTATAATTTTATAGTCCACACCTCTCCTATAAACGGCCACGAGAGGGAGGACTACCATTGGCATATAGAGATTATGCCAAAACTTGTTAAGGTTGCCGGCTTTGAATGGGGAAGTGGATTTTATATTAATCCTGTACCACCTGATATAGCTGCGCAGAATCTTCTGAGTGTGAAGCTCGAAGGATAA
- a CDS encoding galactose-1-phosphate uridylyltransferase, which yields MPELRRDPVVGRWVIIATERARRPDQFSSGVEKEEMAQGEKCPFCEGNESMTPPEICALRKQGTKPNTPGWDVRVIPYKFPLLMPGGDLNRHGHGMYDIMDAIGAHEIIVETPNHIVEGAPSNENMAKVFGVMIDRIKDLEKDPRIKYVLVVKNHGRAAGGGHLKHQRLQLIGTPVNLKRVKTELEGAKKYYDYKERCIFCDIIKQEVEAEKRVVMETKHFIAIMPFASRFPFETWFLPKEHSCDFYKTPKDRAEDFGDIVGQTFAKLRKVIGDFPYNVVLHTAPFRRDVGRRRYWDTIDYDYHWHFEVLPILTRVAGFEWGSGFYINPLPPEDACKSVREAKI from the coding sequence ATGCCTGAATTAAGACGTGATCCTGTTGTGGGTAGATGGGTAATAATCGCAACAGAAAGGGCGAGACGGCCTGACCAATTTAGTTCGGGCGTTGAAAAAGAAGAGATGGCGCAGGGAGAGAAGTGTCCGTTCTGCGAAGGCAATGAAAGCATGACGCCGCCGGAAATATGCGCTTTGAGGAAACAAGGAACAAAGCCTAATACGCCGGGTTGGGATGTGCGCGTGATTCCGTACAAGTTCCCGCTTCTGATGCCGGGTGGCGATTTAAACCGTCACGGCCATGGTATGTACGATATTATGGATGCGATAGGCGCGCACGAAATAATAGTGGAAACACCTAATCATATAGTCGAGGGGGCGCCTTCTAATGAGAACATGGCCAAGGTTTTTGGCGTTATGATAGATAGAATTAAGGATCTTGAAAAAGACCCCCGTATTAAATACGTGCTTGTGGTTAAGAACCACGGCAGGGCGGCAGGCGGCGGGCATTTGAAACATCAGAGACTTCAGCTTATAGGCACCCCGGTAAATTTAAAGAGAGTTAAGACCGAGCTTGAAGGAGCCAAAAAATATTACGATTATAAAGAGCGCTGCATATTCTGCGATATTATAAAGCAGGAAGTCGAAGCCGAGAAGAGAGTCGTTATGGAGACGAAGCATTTTATAGCCATAATGCCTTTTGCGTCGCGCTTTCCGTTCGAAACGTGGTTTCTCCCCAAAGAGCACTCATGTGATTTTTATAAGACGCCTAAAGACAGGGCCGAGGATTTCGGAGACATCGTCGGCCAGACATTCGCTAAACTGCGAAAAGTCATAGGCGATTTCCCGTACAATGTTGTGCTGCACACAGCGCCTTTTAGACGCGATGTGGGCAGGAGAAGGTATTGGGATACCATAGATTACGATTATCATTGGCACTTCGAGGTCCTGCCTATACTGACACGTGTCGCGGGATTCGAATGGGGCAGCGGTTTTTATATCAATCCGCTTCCGCCCGAGGACGCATGTAAGAGCGTCAGGGAGGCGAAAATATGA
- a CDS encoding CBS domain-containing protein, translating into MQRKVAPKELIQEDFRHLKSSERLYTSPRVEDLIFMQSIEGRAHNGAGSFNKRFYVNTTIDDIVRALGRSPKATKAKRQEAIDEIVEFVDSALGDDPRDRLVTRNGKPFLGIPFFKEKTVNYHDILKGLYLGGLRDDPDIRHATEELFKIEIGYGQCYLVNTDIMEEMGLDGEMLAHQENQDRLEEYKECGLIIEEEKIKYRDSKHIKYLYIRHHVGPGQSDDTAIVASGLLYNIDVALGVFLADAIDTLEKYVTVYRDQDNDLARYIKDNYAFLDCEERDACELSYLAAIPKDKIDRVPDSSLRYLLTIDEDSGQSALETHINFIEGKPIQQIPISHKHIPVTELYEFIKEKLRSIKKDVVFKIPELGKQLESSVTQVMQRRFITVGPHTSLKTALQKAEARKSELIIVKDENGNILGVVNPGDFLVFLKGESNA; encoded by the coding sequence ATGCAGAGAAAAGTTGCGCCAAAGGAACTGATTCAAGAGGATTTTCGGCATCTTAAGTCTTCAGAACGTCTTTATACAAGCCCCAGGGTGGAAGATCTTATATTTATGCAATCCATCGAAGGAAGGGCTCATAATGGGGCGGGAAGTTTCAATAAGCGTTTCTATGTAAATACGACTATTGACGATATAGTAAGGGCGCTGGGGCGGTCCCCTAAAGCGACAAAGGCTAAGCGGCAAGAAGCTATCGATGAGATAGTTGAGTTCGTTGATAGTGCTCTGGGCGATGACCCAAGGGACAGGCTCGTAACGAGGAACGGTAAGCCGTTTTTAGGCATTCCGTTCTTTAAAGAAAAGACAGTAAACTACCACGATATATTAAAAGGCCTGTATCTGGGGGGCTTAAGGGACGACCCCGATATAAGGCACGCGACAGAAGAGCTCTTTAAAATAGAGATCGGTTACGGCCAGTGTTATTTGGTCAATACCGATATAATGGAAGAGATGGGCCTCGACGGTGAAATGCTGGCGCATCAGGAGAATCAGGACAGGCTCGAAGAGTACAAAGAGTGCGGCCTGATAATCGAAGAAGAGAAGATAAAATACCGGGACTCCAAGCACATAAAGTATCTATATATACGCCACCATGTCGGGCCGGGTCAATCGGATGATACCGCGATAGTCGCAAGCGGACTTCTCTATAATATAGACGTGGCTCTGGGCGTATTTTTAGCGGATGCTATAGATACCTTGGAGAAATATGTTACTGTTTATCGCGATCAGGACAATGACCTGGCAAGGTATATAAAAGATAATTATGCGTTCCTGGATTGTGAAGAGCGCGACGCGTGCGAGCTTTCGTATCTGGCGGCAATACCAAAGGATAAGATAGACAGGGTTCCCGACAGTTCGCTAAGGTACCTGCTTACGATAGACGAAGATAGCGGCCAGTCGGCGCTTGAGACGCATATAAATTTTATAGAAGGGAAGCCTATACAGCAGATACCGATAAGCCATAAACACATACCGGTTACAGAATTATACGAATTTATAAAGGAAAAATTAAGAAGCATAAAAAAAGATGTGGTATTCAAGATCCCGGAGTTGGGCAAGCAGCTGGAAAGCTCCGTGACGCAGGTGATGCAGCGCCGCTTCATAACGGTAGGGCCTCACACGTCGTTAAAGACGGCGTTACAGAAGGCGGAAGCGAGAAAGAGCGAACTTATAATAGTCAAGGATGAGAACGGTAATATCCTTGGAGTAGTTAACCCCGGCGATTTTTTAGTTTTCTTAAAAGGAGAGAGTAATGCCTGA
- the fmt gene encoding methionyl-tRNA formyltransferase, which produces MNIVFFGTSDFALGILHRLIDSKHKVLAVVTQPDRQKGRALKISPPPTKVLAETKDIPVYQPIDASSEESLNYLKTLGADLFVVVAFGQILKNEVLKIPSIYSINIHSSLLPKYRGAAPTNWAIINGDTKSGVTIIKMNEKMDEGDIILKKETVIDTEDTNITLSEKLSDLGADAVLETMDLIRAGTAKLVPQDAGQATYAPKLKKDDGLIDWGEPALNIHNKVRGFLPWPSAYTHFGKKILKILKTEVLDIGNRDVQNGEVIDIPKHKGIVVKTGAGSLLIQYVQIEGRKPFDTDAFLCGHKIQPGYVFDS; this is translated from the coding sequence ATGAACATAGTGTTTTTCGGGACATCGGATTTTGCGCTTGGCATACTGCATAGGCTTATAGACTCGAAGCACAAAGTGCTCGCGGTCGTGACACAGCCTGACAGACAGAAGGGCAGGGCCCTAAAGATTTCTCCACCCCCAACCAAGGTTCTTGCCGAAACCAAAGATATTCCCGTCTATCAGCCAATCGACGCGTCTAGTGAGGAGTCGCTAAATTATCTCAAAACTCTTGGCGCGGACTTATTTGTCGTAGTCGCATTTGGCCAGATACTAAAAAATGAAGTGCTCAAGATCCCAAGTATATATTCGATAAATATTCATAGTTCGTTATTGCCTAAATACAGGGGTGCCGCGCCAACAAATTGGGCGATAATAAACGGCGATACAAAATCTGGTGTGACGATCATAAAGATGAATGAGAAGATGGATGAGGGCGATATCATATTAAAGAAAGAGACCGTAATCGATACAGAAGATACGAATATTACTCTAAGCGAAAAATTGTCCGATCTTGGTGCCGATGCGGTGCTGGAAACGATGGATCTGATACGGGCGGGCACGGCAAAATTGGTGCCGCAAGATGCCGGCCAGGCGACCTATGCGCCCAAGTTAAAGAAGGATGACGGCTTGATAGATTGGGGTGAGCCGGCCTTAAATATCCATAATAAGGTGCGTGGGTTCCTCCCATGGCCCAGCGCCTATACCCATTTTGGCAAAAAGATCCTGAAGATCTTGAAGACGGAAGTTCTTGATATAGGAAATAGAGATGTCCAAAATGGCGAGGTTATAGATATTCCAAAGCACAAAGGTATCGTAGTTAAGACGGGCGCCGGAAGCCTGTTGATACAATATGTTCAAATCGAAGGCAGGAAGCCCTTCGATACGGACGCCTTCCTCTGCGGCCATAAAATCCAGCCCGGTTACGTATTCGACTCCTAG
- a CDS encoding type II toxin-antitoxin system PemK/MazF family toxin: MSIKRGDIFYVDLNPTKGSEQAGRRPVLVIQNNVGNEAAPTVIIAPLTTKKFSKEYPTNVQIKKGTAGLKEDSTVLLSQIRTIDKDRIERKVGSLSAEEILMVDEAIKVSLGLA, from the coding sequence ATGTCAATTAAGCGGGGAGACATATTTTATGTCGATCTTAATCCGACAAAGGGTTCAGAGCAGGCGGGTAGAAGGCCGGTGCTCGTGATACAAAATAATGTGGGCAATGAAGCCGCGCCGACAGTAATAATAGCGCCTCTTACAACAAAGAAGTTTTCCAAAGAATACCCCACAAATGTACAAATTAAAAAAGGTACGGCCGGCCTCAAAGAGGATTCAACTGTTTTACTGTCCCAGATCCGAACTATAGACAAGGATAGGATTGAAAGAAAGGTTGGAAGTCTTTCGGCAGAGGAAATCCTTATGGTGGACGAGGCGATCAAAGTTAGTTTAGGCCTGGCATAG
- the priA gene encoding primosomal protein N' — MSKFAKIAIALPIDRLFHYGIPDNLASKIAIGKRVFIPFTNRRVVGYVVDLSDEADVKDVKSIEGVIDKEPILSQEMLKLTHWIKETYFCSWGEAIAAAIPSGIKQGKRELGTRLKDSHINFNDFPITGPHKATEEQSKAIKHVIDVIDTKKYETFLLHGITSSGKTEVYLQAIDHALNKGRSAIMLVPEISLTPQTVERFVSRFGDKVAVIHSKLTPANRFLEWKRIKDGLASIVVGPRSAIFSPMANLGVIIIDEEHETSYKQDDVPRYHARDVAEERARINNCPLILGSATPSLESYYKAKRGEYKLVRLTKRIDERLLPKVKIVDMRMELATRKKIAIFSKVLLDAIDSTLKKGKQAIIFLNRRGFSTFVSCKKCGLVLKCKRCDTVMVYHFDEKKMICHYCDYKQPAPDICPKCKSSYIKYFGLGTERVESEISHQFANAHIARMDSDTTQKRGSHDKILGDFNSGDTSLLVGTQMIAKGLDFPEVTLVGVVSADVTLNLPDFRASERTFNLLTQVGGRAGRGEHAGEVIIQTYAPSHYSILTAAKHDYEKFYEEEIKSRKELLFPPFVNLVKITVRARNDELTLKSAQNLAEAIRGADKDLMVAGPAPAPIARMRGYFRYNILLKGSDRAAMCAFLRKVLGSFRKPHGVLIAVDVDPIAM; from the coding sequence ATGTCAAAATTCGCAAAGATAGCGATAGCGCTGCCCATCGACAGGCTTTTCCATTACGGCATTCCCGATAATCTTGCAAGTAAAATAGCTATAGGTAAACGTGTCTTCATTCCTTTTACTAATAGAAGGGTCGTCGGCTATGTGGTTGACTTAAGTGATGAGGCTGATGTTAAAGATGTCAAGAGTATCGAAGGCGTCATAGATAAAGAACCGATTCTTTCCCAGGAGATGTTAAAGCTTACGCATTGGATAAAAGAGACATATTTTTGTTCATGGGGAGAGGCTATAGCTGCCGCCATTCCATCCGGAATAAAACAGGGAAAGAGAGAATTGGGCACGAGATTAAAGGATTCTCATATAAATTTCAATGACTTTCCTATTACGGGCCCGCATAAAGCCACTGAAGAACAGTCCAAGGCAATAAAGCATGTAATAGATGTTATAGATACAAAAAAATACGAGACATTTCTTTTGCACGGTATAACTTCAAGCGGCAAGACAGAAGTATATCTGCAGGCCATAGACCATGCTTTGAATAAAGGCAGGTCCGCGATAATGTTAGTGCCAGAAATATCCTTGACGCCTCAAACTGTTGAAAGGTTCGTCTCGAGATTTGGCGATAAGGTGGCCGTCATACATTCAAAACTTACTCCGGCGAATCGATTTCTTGAATGGAAAAGGATAAAAGACGGCCTGGCCAGTATAGTCGTTGGCCCGAGATCGGCAATATTCAGCCCTATGGCTAATCTGGGGGTTATCATAATAGATGAAGAGCATGAAACGAGTTACAAGCAGGACGATGTGCCGCGGTATCACGCGCGGGATGTCGCGGAAGAGAGGGCCAGGATCAATAATTGCCCTCTTATACTCGGAAGCGCGACACCCTCACTCGAGTCTTACTACAAAGCCAAGCGCGGAGAATATAAGCTTGTCAGGCTGACGAAGAGAATCGATGAGAGGTTGCTGCCCAAGGTTAAGATAGTTGATATGCGTATGGAGCTTGCGACGCGCAAAAAAATAGCGATATTCTCCAAGGTCCTTCTGGATGCCATAGATAGCACACTGAAAAAAGGCAAGCAGGCGATAATATTCTTAAACAGGCGCGGGTTCTCGACATTTGTAAGCTGTAAGAAATGCGGCCTTGTATTAAAATGCAAAAGATGTGATACGGTTATGGTTTATCATTTTGACGAGAAGAAGATGATATGCCACTACTGTGATTATAAGCAGCCGGCCCCTGATATATGCCCCAAATGTAAAAGTTCATACATAAAATATTTTGGCTTAGGTACGGAGCGTGTGGAATCGGAGATAAGTCATCAGTTCGCGAACGCGCATATCGCGAGAATGGATTCGGATACAACGCAAAAAAGAGGCTCGCACGATAAAATATTAGGCGATTTTAATTCGGGGGATACGAGTCTTTTGGTTGGCACTCAGATGATAGCGAAGGGGCTCGATTTTCCAGAGGTAACTTTAGTCGGCGTCGTGTCTGCCGATGTCACCCTGAATCTGCCTGACTTCAGGGCGAGTGAAAGAACATTTAATTTATTGACGCAGGTCGGGGGCAGGGCCGGCCGTGGCGAGCATGCCGGTGAGGTGATAATACAGACATACGCGCCAAGTCACTATTCCATACTCACAGCCGCGAAGCATGATTATGAGAAATTTTATGAGGAAGAGATAAAGTCACGCAAAGAATTACTCTTCCCTCCGTTCGTAAATCTTGTTAAAATAACTGTCAGGGCAAGAAACGACGAGCTTACTTTGAAATCGGCTCAAAACCTTGCGGAAGCTATTAGGGGTGCGGACAAAGATTTGATGGTTGCAGGTCCGGCGCCTGCACCGATAGCGAGAATGCGCGGATATTTCAGGTATAATATACTATTGAAGGGCTCCGACCGAGCCGCAATGTGCGCGTTTTTACGCAAGGTTCTTGGCTCATTTCGCAAGCCACACGGTGTTTTAATAGCGGTAGATGTTGACCCTATAGCGATGTAG
- a CDS encoding uracil-DNA glycosylase: MSYSSELKDIVASIKSYIELDKASGIDEIFTAPRSCPAGSQDGGVSNELEALRNNALTCKCCGLHKTRRNVVFGAGNPKAELMFIGEAPGQDEDIQGLPFVGRAGKLLTKIIEAMGLKREDVYIANILKCRPPNNRIPSPEEIAACEDIVKKQAQIIKPKVICTLGKFASQTLLKTQTTISVLRGHFQEYNGIKVMPTFHPAYLLRNPNDKKLVWSDMKKIMKELACQNSQR; the protein is encoded by the coding sequence ATGAGTTATAGTTCTGAACTTAAAGACATAGTAGCTTCAATAAAGTCTTATATCGAACTCGATAAGGCATCGGGTATCGACGAAATATTTACGGCGCCGCGAAGTTGCCCGGCCGGAAGTCAGGATGGAGGCGTTTCGAATGAATTGGAAGCCTTAAGAAATAATGCGCTGACATGTAAATGCTGTGGTCTGCATAAGACGCGTCGCAATGTTGTATTTGGCGCGGGCAACCCGAAGGCAGAGCTTATGTTTATAGGCGAAGCGCCCGGGCAAGACGAAGATATCCAGGGCCTTCCATTTGTCGGTAGGGCAGGGAAGCTTTTGACCAAAATAATCGAAGCCATGGGTCTTAAAAGAGAAGATGTATATATAGCTAATATCTTAAAATGCAGGCCGCCGAACAACCGTATCCCGTCCCCTGAAGAGATAGCGGCATGTGAAGACATTGTAAAAAAGCAAGCCCAGATAATAAAGCCCAAGGTTATATGCACCTTAGGTAAATTTGCCAGTCAAACATTATTGAAGACCCAGACGACCATAAGTGTATTAAGAGGCCATTTTCAGGAATATAACGGCATCAAGGTTATGCCTACCTTTCATCCGGCATATCTTCTTCGCAATCCTAATGATAAGAAGCTGGTTTGGTCTGATATGAAGAAGATTATGAAGGAATTGGCATGTCAAAATTCGCAAAGATAG
- a CDS encoding glycosyltransferase yields MAKKKILVVYATAGIGHKKASIAVKKAYEEMNLPDVEVTLIDALDYTNNFFKWSYLQAYLLMVNKLPTFWGLSYYLTDIPFVDLFVSGLRRINNWASSKKLVSLILDMKPDVVISTHFFASEVIADMKRKGVAHTKLITVITDYRVHAWWISEGTDYYVVASDDVGRELEVRKVDPSIIKVMGIPVEPVFSRHSDRANIFKATGLKDDLFTILVIGGGFGVGPIEGIVKVIAQIKRDLQAVVVCGRNEELVKKIEQLKADLKLNIKVTGFIDNVYEYMEISDILISKSGGITVSESLAKDVPMVVISPIIGQETANCNFLIKNDAAVKVDKLEDLKGALEELISNPMKLDSMKESIRRVRKPNAAYDVAKLAYEL; encoded by the coding sequence ATGGCCAAGAAAAAAATATTAGTGGTTTACGCTACTGCTGGGATAGGGCACAAGAAGGCGTCAATAGCGGTAAAGAAGGCGTATGAAGAGATGAACCTGCCGGACGTAGAAGTTACGCTGATAGACGCGCTCGATTATACGAATAATTTCTTTAAATGGTCGTATCTGCAGGCGTATCTATTGATGGTGAATAAGTTACCGACATTCTGGGGGTTATCTTATTATCTTACCGACATCCCTTTTGTGGATCTTTTTGTGTCGGGCTTGAGGCGCATCAATAATTGGGCAAGTTCCAAAAAACTGGTGAGCCTTATCCTTGATATGAAGCCGGATGTGGTAATTTCGACACACTTTTTCGCAAGTGAAGTCATAGCGGACATGAAAAGGAAGGGTGTTGCGCATACAAAGCTCATTACGGTTATCACCGATTACCGGGTTCATGCATGGTGGATATCCGAGGGGACCGACTACTATGTTGTTGCCAGCGATGATGTGGGGCGTGAGCTTGAAGTTCGCAAAGTCGATCCTTCGATAATAAAAGTAATGGGTATTCCGGTTGAGCCGGTATTCTCGAGGCATTCGGACAGGGCCAATATATTTAAGGCAACCGGTTTGAAAGACGACCTATTTACTATCCTCGTTATTGGCGGCGGATTTGGCGTGGGGCCGATCGAAGGAATAGTGAAAGTTATAGCCCAGATAAAAAGAGATCTGCAGGCGGTGGTTGTATGCGGCCGCAATGAGGAACTGGTGAAAAAGATAGAACAGTTAAAAGCAGATCTGAAACTCAACATAAAAGTTACTGGCTTTATTGATAATGTGTATGAGTATATGGAGATCTCCGATATACTCATTTCAAAATCGGGCGGGATAACCGTTTCCGAAAGCCTGGCAAAAGATGTGCCTATGGTAGTAATATCGCCAATAATAGGGCAGGAAACAGCAAACTGTAATTTCCTTATTAAAAATGACGCGGCGGTTAAAGTTGACAAGTTAGAGGATTTAAAAGGCGCGCTCGAGGAGTTAATAAGTAATCCGATGAAATTGGATAGCATGAAAGAGTCGATAAGGCGCGTAAGAAAACCCAATGCCGCCTACGATGTGGCTAAGTTAGCGTATGAGTTATAG
- a CDS encoding GDP-mannose 4,6-dehydratase: protein MRVLVTGGAGMVGSHAAEYYAKKGDNVVVLDNLMRSKLFKCDKKSVEYNWNYLKGFKNIKRIKGDVRVKKDVLMAIGKGVDLCIHTAGQPGVGLSCEEPMEDFSINAFGTLNVLDALRLKSKKVTFIYCSTNKVFGENIDVINLIEKEKRYVYDGVSGVGEDMPIDLTGHTPYGASKYTGDIYVQEYANTYGMKTAVFRMSCIYGTRQFGFEDQGWVAHFVISNIMKRPITIYGDGKQVRDVLYVDDLVEAYDKFYRSGIKHGVYNIGGGQGNTMSLLEFIDILEANTGNKMKYKFAGWRPSDQKVYISDISKASKELGWSPRTGPVDGVDMLVKWVKENKELFK from the coding sequence ATGAGAGTTCTTGTTACAGGCGGAGCGGGAATGGTGGGAAGCCACGCTGCCGAATATTACGCTAAAAAAGGCGATAACGTTGTAGTGCTGGACAACCTGATGAGATCGAAGCTGTTTAAATGTGATAAAAAGAGCGTGGAGTATAACTGGAATTATCTAAAAGGTTTCAAGAATATTAAAAGGATAAAAGGCGATGTTAGGGTCAAGAAAGATGTTTTAATGGCCATAGGCAAGGGCGTGGACTTATGTATACATACTGCGGGGCAGCCTGGAGTCGGCTTATCATGCGAAGAGCCGATGGAAGATTTTAGCATAAACGCTTTCGGCACTCTAAATGTTTTAGATGCCTTAAGGCTAAAATCGAAGAAAGTGACTTTTATATATTGCTCTACCAATAAAGTGTTCGGCGAGAATATCGATGTGATAAACCTTATAGAGAAAGAGAAGAGATATGTATATGATGGTGTATCCGGCGTCGGGGAGGATATGCCGATAGATTTGACCGGTCACACGCCTTACGGCGCAAGTAAGTATACGGGTGATATATACGTTCAGGAATATGCCAATACATACGGTATGAAGACGGCGGTATTCAGAATGAGTTGTATTTACGGTACAAGACAGTTCGGGTTCGAAGATCAGGGCTGGGTGGCGCATTTTGTCATATCGAATATAATGAAGAGGCCGATAACTATTTATGGTGACGGCAAACAAGTCCGCGACGTATTGTATGTTGATGACCTGGTCGAGGCGTATGATAAATTTTACAGATCTGGCATAAAGCACGGTGTATACAATATAGGCGGCGGACAGGGGAATACTATGTCGCTGCTTGAATTTATAGATATATTGGAGGCAAATACCGGGAACAAGATGAAGTATAAATTCGCCGGTTGGAGGCCGTCCGATCAGAAAGTTTACATATCAGATATATCAAAAGCTTCAAAAGAATTAGGCTGGAGTCCGAGGACAGGTCCGGTCGATGGCGTGGATATGCTGGTAAAATGGGTCAAAGAAAATAAGGAGCTATTTAAATAA